Proteins from a genomic interval of Corynebacterium freiburgense:
- a CDS encoding glycine--tRNA ligase yields MANESVIDTVVNLCKRRGLVYPCGEIYGGTRSAWDYGPLGMELKENIKKQWWRTFVQGRSDVVGIDSSIILPRQVWVASGHVETFTDPLVESLHTHKRYRVDHLIEAYETEHGHPPARGLEDIADPETGEPGKWTEPQMFSGLMKTFLGPVDNEQGLHYLRPETAQGIFINFKNVMTTARMKPPFGIAQVGKSFRNEITPGNFIFRTREFEQMEIEYFVAPEDADEKFQEWVDACQEWFVDLGINPENLRQFDVPDEERAHYSKGTIDFEYRFGFPGGEWGELMGVANRTDYDLGCHIEHSGEDLSYFDQTTGQRYVPWVIEPSFGLTRALMAFLVDAYHEDEAPNAKGGVDKRVVLRLDRRLAPIKVAVLPLSKKDTLTPVAEKVAADLRKLWNIDYDTSGAIGRRYRRQDEIGTPFCVTVDFDTLEDNAVTVRERDSMKQERIKLDELEGYLAQRLVGC; encoded by the coding sequence GTGGCGAATGAATCCGTCATCGATACCGTGGTAAATCTTTGTAAGCGCCGCGGTTTGGTCTACCCCTGTGGTGAAATCTACGGCGGCACTCGCTCAGCATGGGATTACGGTCCGCTGGGTATGGAGCTAAAAGAGAACATCAAAAAACAGTGGTGGCGAACATTCGTCCAGGGCCGTTCTGATGTTGTTGGTATTGATTCCTCCATTATTCTGCCGCGCCAAGTATGGGTCGCATCTGGACATGTTGAGACCTTTACAGATCCACTCGTAGAGTCATTGCATACCCATAAGCGATACCGAGTAGATCACCTTATTGAGGCTTATGAAACTGAGCACGGTCACCCGCCTGCCCGTGGCCTGGAAGACATTGCCGACCCTGAAACCGGTGAACCTGGCAAATGGACCGAACCGCAAATGTTTTCTGGTCTAATGAAGACTTTCCTTGGTCCGGTAGATAATGAACAAGGTTTGCACTATCTGCGACCAGAGACCGCTCAAGGTATTTTTATTAACTTTAAAAATGTTATGACCACTGCGCGTATGAAGCCACCATTCGGTATCGCGCAGGTAGGCAAATCCTTCCGCAATGAAATCACGCCGGGTAACTTTATTTTCCGCACCCGTGAATTCGAGCAGATGGAAATCGAATATTTTGTCGCTCCAGAAGATGCGGATGAAAAATTCCAAGAATGGGTTGATGCCTGCCAAGAGTGGTTTGTTGATCTTGGGATAAACCCAGAAAATCTACGGCAATTCGACGTCCCTGATGAGGAACGTGCCCACTATTCCAAAGGCACCATTGACTTTGAATACCGTTTTGGATTCCCAGGCGGGGAATGGGGCGAACTCATGGGTGTGGCAAACCGTACGGACTATGACCTTGGTTGCCACATTGAACACTCAGGCGAAGACTTGAGCTACTTTGACCAGACCACTGGACAGCGTTACGTCCCTTGGGTAATCGAACCCTCGTTTGGCTTGACTCGTGCTCTTATGGCGTTCCTTGTGGACGCGTACCATGAGGATGAAGCACCTAACGCTAAGGGCGGCGTCGATAAGCGAGTAGTGCTGCGCCTGGACCGTCGGCTTGCGCCAATTAAAGTTGCGGTATTGCCGCTGAGCAAAAAAGATACGCTCACCCCAGTCGCTGAAAAAGTAGCTGCTGACCTACGGAAACTCTGGAATATTGATTATGATACTTCCGGAGCGATCGGACGCCGTTACCGCCGCCAAGACGAAATTGGTACTCCATTCTGCGTGACTGTTGATTTTGACACACTGGAAGATAATGCCGTAACTGTGCGTGAGCGTGACTCCATGAAGCAGGAGCGAATCAAGCTTGATGAGCTCGAAGGCTACCTCGCACAAAGGCTCGTAGGCTGCTAG
- a CDS encoding Fur family transcriptional regulator, which yields MAVHNETIMPKLGVRSTRQRAAVVNVLRELDNFASAKEIHQALTERKHKVGLTTVYRTLQSLADIDAVDVLHMASGESLYRQCSSDEHHHHLVCTGCGTTVEIDGGPVERWAHSVADSNGFQLTGHTAEVFGLCRQCQR from the coding sequence ATGGCTGTACACAATGAAACGATTATGCCAAAGTTGGGCGTACGCAGCACCCGTCAGCGCGCCGCTGTAGTCAACGTTCTCCGCGAACTCGATAATTTTGCCTCCGCTAAAGAGATTCACCAAGCGCTTACTGAACGCAAGCATAAAGTTGGCCTTACAACCGTTTACCGAACATTACAATCCCTTGCCGATATCGACGCCGTGGACGTACTGCATATGGCCAGCGGCGAGTCACTCTACCGTCAATGTAGCTCAGATGAACATCACCATCATCTCGTATGTACTGGTTGCGGAACTACCGTAGAAATAGATGGCGGACCGGTTGAGCGTTGGGCACACTCAGTTGCAGATAGCAATGGTTTCCAACTGACTGGACATACCGCTGAAGTTTTCGGACTTTGCAGGCAATGCCAACGATAA